The Rhododendron vialii isolate Sample 1 chromosome 6a, ASM3025357v1 genome includes a window with the following:
- the LOC131330996 gene encoding abscisic acid 8'-hydroxylase 4 isoform X1 has translation MALNASSNCLLSCLFPALIWLIFHILKKIIRCPNTRESTAGIPPGYRGLPLIGETLQFMAAVNSSNGFYDFVKVRRLRYGNCFKTNIFGETHVFVSSTESAKLILNNDLGRFTKRYIRSIAEVVGHQSLLCAAPQQHKHIRSRLANLFSTSSIAVFVEQFDQLVVSALSRWEHKGTIVILDEALKITFRAMCKMLMSLEREDELDVMQKDIGLVCEAMLRFPLRLPWTRFYKGLQARKRVMGALEKMVSERRTRGLEAHDHPHDFLQHLLLMEDDPNSCGSNEALSLSDAQIKDNILTMIIAGQDTTASAITWMVKYLGENQEVLDILKAEQLSLAEKSSPNAFLKLEDLNDMPYASKVVKESLRMASIVPWFPRLSLQDCEIHGYKIKKGWNVNIDARSLHLDPTVYNDPDKFIPSRFDDESKPYSFLAFGQGGRTCLGVNLARAMMLVFLHRLVTTYKWKVLNSDSSLEKWALFARLKSGCPVHVTKIREDITPP, from the exons ATGGCGCTTAATGCTTCTTCTAATTGCCTTCTGAGTTGTCTCTTTCCAGCCTTGATATGGTTGATTTTCCACATATTGAAGAAGATCATACGGTGCCCAAATACGCGCGAATCGACAGCCGGGATTCCACCCGGCTATCGGGGCTTACCTCTGATCGGAGAAACCTTGCAGTTCATGGCTGCAGTCAATAGTAGCAACGGTTTCTATGACTTTGTAAAGGTTCGCAGACTGAG GTATGGAAATTGCTTCAAAACCAACATATTTGGGGAGACCCATGTTTTTGTTTCGAGCACTGAGTCAGCCAAATTGATCCTAAACAACGATTTGGGGAGATTCACGAAGAGGTATATAAGGTCGATTGCAGAGGTTGTGGGACATCAAAGCTTGCTCTGCGCTGCTCCTCAGCAACACAAACATATCCGAAGCCGTCTAGCCAATTTGTTCTCCACAAGTTCCATTGCTGTTTTTGTCGAACAGTTTGATCAACTGGTTGTGAGTGCATTGAGTAGGTGGGAGCACAAGGGTACTATTGTCATTCTTGACGAAGCGCTAAAG ATTACATTCAGGGCGATGTGCAAGATGTTGatgagtctagagagagaagatgaactGGATGTGATGCAGAAAGACATTGGTCTTGTTTGTGAAGCAATGCTTCGGTTCCCTTTGAGGCTACCCTGGACCAGATTCTACAAGGGCCTCCAG GCAAGAAAAAGAGTCATGGGGGCACTGGAGAAGATGGTTAGTGAAAGAAGAACAAGAGGCTTAGAAGCTCATGATCATCCCCATGATTTCCTCCAACACCTCCTTCTAATGGAAGATGATCCCAATTCATGTGGTTCAAATGAAGCCTTATCACTATCAGATGCACAGATTAAGGACAACATCTTAACCATGATTATTGCAG GTCAGGACACAACTGCTAGTGCTATTACATGGATGGTCAAGTATTTGGGCGAAAACCAAGAGGTCCTCGACATACTTAAG GCTGAGCAACTTTCCCTGGCAGAAAAATCTTCACCAAATGCATTCCTCAAGCTAGAAGATCTGAACGACATGCCGTATGCTTCCAAG GTTGTTAAAGAATCATTAAGGATGGCATCCATAGTACCTTGGTTTCCAAGATTATCACTGCAGGACTGTGAGATTCATG GATATAAGATCAAGAAAGGGTGGAACGTTAATATTGATGCCAGATCATTACACCTTGATCCCACAGTGTACAATGATCCTGACAAGTTCATTCCTTCCAGGTTTGAT GATGAATCAAAACCGTACAGCTTCTTAGCTTTTGGACAAGGAGGAAGGACTTGTTTGGGTGTCAATTTGGCTAGAGCCATGATGCTAGTCTTTCTCCACCGTCTAGTCACCACATACAA GTGGAAGGTACTCAATTCGGATTCAAGCCTGGAGAAGTGGGCGCTTTTCGCAAGATTAAAAAGCGGTTGCCCGGTACACGTTACCAAGATCAGGGAGGATATTACTCCTCCATAA
- the LOC131330996 gene encoding 3beta,22alpha-dihydroxysteroid 3-dehydrogenase isoform X2: protein MALNASSNCLLSCLFPALIWLIFHILKKIIRCPNTRESTAGIPPGYRGLPLIGETLQFMAAVNSSNGFYDFVKVRRLRYGNCFKTNIFGETHVFVSSTESAKLILNNDLGRFTKRYIRSIAEVVGHQSLLCAAPQQHKHIRSRLANLFSTSSIAVFVEQFDQLVVSALSRWEHKGTIVILDEALKITFRAMCKMLMSLEREDELDVMQKDIGLVCEAMLRFPLRLPWTRFYKGLQARKRVMGALEKMVSERRTRGLEAHDHPHDFLQHLLLMEDDPNSCGSNEALSLSDAQIKDNILTMIIAGQDTTASAITWMVKYLGENQEVLDILKAEQLSLAEKSSPNAFLKLEDLNDMPYASKVVKESLRMASIVPWFPRLSLQDCEIHGYKIKKGWNVNIDARSLHLDPTVYNDPDKFIPSRFDCLSVSW from the exons ATGGCGCTTAATGCTTCTTCTAATTGCCTTCTGAGTTGTCTCTTTCCAGCCTTGATATGGTTGATTTTCCACATATTGAAGAAGATCATACGGTGCCCAAATACGCGCGAATCGACAGCCGGGATTCCACCCGGCTATCGGGGCTTACCTCTGATCGGAGAAACCTTGCAGTTCATGGCTGCAGTCAATAGTAGCAACGGTTTCTATGACTTTGTAAAGGTTCGCAGACTGAG GTATGGAAATTGCTTCAAAACCAACATATTTGGGGAGACCCATGTTTTTGTTTCGAGCACTGAGTCAGCCAAATTGATCCTAAACAACGATTTGGGGAGATTCACGAAGAGGTATATAAGGTCGATTGCAGAGGTTGTGGGACATCAAAGCTTGCTCTGCGCTGCTCCTCAGCAACACAAACATATCCGAAGCCGTCTAGCCAATTTGTTCTCCACAAGTTCCATTGCTGTTTTTGTCGAACAGTTTGATCAACTGGTTGTGAGTGCATTGAGTAGGTGGGAGCACAAGGGTACTATTGTCATTCTTGACGAAGCGCTAAAG ATTACATTCAGGGCGATGTGCAAGATGTTGatgagtctagagagagaagatgaactGGATGTGATGCAGAAAGACATTGGTCTTGTTTGTGAAGCAATGCTTCGGTTCCCTTTGAGGCTACCCTGGACCAGATTCTACAAGGGCCTCCAG GCAAGAAAAAGAGTCATGGGGGCACTGGAGAAGATGGTTAGTGAAAGAAGAACAAGAGGCTTAGAAGCTCATGATCATCCCCATGATTTCCTCCAACACCTCCTTCTAATGGAAGATGATCCCAATTCATGTGGTTCAAATGAAGCCTTATCACTATCAGATGCACAGATTAAGGACAACATCTTAACCATGATTATTGCAG GTCAGGACACAACTGCTAGTGCTATTACATGGATGGTCAAGTATTTGGGCGAAAACCAAGAGGTCCTCGACATACTTAAG GCTGAGCAACTTTCCCTGGCAGAAAAATCTTCACCAAATGCATTCCTCAAGCTAGAAGATCTGAACGACATGCCGTATGCTTCCAAG GTTGTTAAAGAATCATTAAGGATGGCATCCATAGTACCTTGGTTTCCAAGATTATCACTGCAGGACTGTGAGATTCATG GATATAAGATCAAGAAAGGGTGGAACGTTAATATTGATGCCAGATCATTACACCTTGATCCCACAGTGTACAATGATCCTGACAAGTTCATTCCTTCCAGGTTTGAT TGTCTCTCTGTTTCTTGGTAA